The window CCGCGCCGACGCCAACCGCGGTTTCAATCATCAAACCCACTATTACTCCTGGGATCTGACCGGCTCGCCGCAGCTGTTCGGCATGCAGCACGACCTGCTGCTGGGCGTGGACTACGAGAAGAATCAGACCTACAAAGCCTATTCCTATCGCGGCAAGGTCTCGAAGACCTTCAACATGTACGATCCTGTGTATGGCGAAACGCCGGTCACCGACAGCACCACTTACAGTGACGCGTCAAGCAACCTGCGCGCCACGCTGTTCAGCCGTTCCCTGTACGCCAAGGACAGCATTCATCTCACCGATCAATGGATCGCGGTGCTGGGCGCGCGCTATCAGTCGTATTATCAGAACAACAGCAACGGTTTCCAGAAACCGAAAAATACGCTCAATGACAAAGATGACCAGTTTTTGCCGCAGGCGGGGTTGGTGTATAAGCTGACGCCGAGTCTGTCGCTGTACGGCAATTACAGCCGTTCGTTCACGCCGTCCACCGCTATCGACGACAATGGCGACGTCGCCACGCCGGAAACCGGCACCACCTATGAGGTGGGCGGAAAATGGCAGATCACCCCGGCGTTTGACGCCACGCTGGCGCTCTATCGCATCGATGAAAGCAACATGTCGATCTTTATCAACGGCGTGACCCGCAGCATCCCCAAAGCGCGTTCCACCGGTGTCGAACTGGAGTTGAACGGCGAAGTGGCGCGCAACTGGGATCTCACCGCCAACTACAGCTACGACAAAACCGAAATTGTCGAAGACAACCTCAACCCGGACAACGTCGGCAATCGGCTGGTCAACGCCCCAACCAACATGGGCGGCCTGTACCTCAGCCACCGCATGACATTGCCGGTGGTGCCCGGCGAGGTGCGCATTGGCGGCGGCGCGCGCTACGTCGGCCGCCGCGCCGGCGATCCGGAGAACAGTTTCACCATGCCGGCCTATACCGTGGCGGATGCCTTTGTCGCCTGGGACAGCAAGCTGCTGGGGAAACATACTCAGCTGAAACTGAATGTGAAAAACCTGTTCAACCGCGAATACTATGCCTCCAGCGCCGGTAACTTACGCGTGATTGAGGGTGAACCGCGCAGCCTGAGCCTGCAGGCGACGGTCGATTTCTAACCTGTCACGCCTTGGGCGCCGTTTGGCGCCCGTTTTCTTTGCGCCAGCCCTCAAAACGCCTTGCGACATATCACACCGGCGAGAAAATCCAACAGCGCGCGGTTGAACAATGCCGGCCGCTGCAGCGGCGCGAAGTGGCTGACACCCGGCAGCGTCACCAGACGGGCGCCGGGGATGCTGTTGCTCAGGTAGGCGGCATGTTCGGCGCGGATAAACTCATCGTGTTCGCTGTGAACAACCGTCACCGGCACGCGAATGGCCGCCAAATCCTGTGCGCGGTAGTCCGGCTGGCTGCTCATCATCAGGCTCACGGCGGCGACGAACGCCTCGAAATCGTCCGGCGTCGGCGACAAGGCGGCATAGTCCTGCGCATGGCGCGCAAAACAGCGCTCAACGATGGGGTTGGACGCGGGCGGTTTAACGCCGCTGGCGTCCATATTACAGCCGAAGAAAAAAACGCCGTCCACCCGCTGCGGCGCCCGGTGGGCGGCGATAAGCGCAACACAGGCGCCATCGCTCCAGCCCGCCAGCGCGGCGTGCGGGATCCGCAACGCGTCCATTACCGCCAACAGATCATCGGCCATGCGATCGTAACGGTATGGCCGGGCGTCGCGCGTGCTGCGCCCGTGCCCGCGGCTGTCGATGACCAGCACGCCATACCCGGCGGCCAGCAGCGCCGGCAGTTGATACCCCCAGTTGCCGCTGTGGCCCAGGCCGCCATGCAGCAGGATCACCGTCGGGTCAGCGCCATAGACCGCATACCAGATGTGTGCGCCGTCGTGTTCGACAAAACCCTGCCAGGAACCGGGCGGCAACGGCGGCGCGCCCTGCGCGGCAAAGCGGGTCAAATCGTCGTCGGTTTGCATCTTTCTCCCCTCATTCGCCGAGGTTGAGCATCGACACGGCATCAAGGGAGTATAGATCGCAGCGGCGAACGGTGCCGTTCGCTTTCCCTGCATATACTTAAAGGAGGAATCGCAATGGAGGACGGTGAGATGAAGAAGATAATTCTCGTGTTTTTGACGTTGATGCTGAGCGGTTGTATCGGCGGCGGCGGCGGCCCATCGAATGCGCCTTCGGCATCGCCGAATGAACCTTACACCTGCACCAAATCCAGCGCCAACAGCGACTGCTCGCAATCGGTGGAGCCGTCGATGTACTAGCCACGTTCGGCGGGCCGTCGCTTAACGGCCCGCCGCCTCAGACCGGTGCTAGGAGGAGTGTTCCTCTTCGTTGGCCTGATACCGCGTCGCCTGCTGTTTCATAAACACCACTTCTTGCGGGCTGGACAGGCTCACTTCCTGCGCGCGCAGCAGCTTGAGGATATTGAACAGCAGTTCGCTCTTGGTGGCGCCGACCATGCGCGGGCTCGGCACGTAGCCGGTCACGCTCAGGATAATGCCGTCTGGCCCCAGTTGGCTAAAGCGCACGTAAGGCGCCGGCGTATCCAGAATGGTTTCGTACTCGTTATAGGCGCTGAGCAAGATATTGCGCACCTGCTCCGGATCGATGGAGGTCGGGAACGTCAACGCGATGGTCACTACCCCTTGCGCGTTGCCCATGGTGGCGTTGCGCACGTTCTGCGAGATCAGCTGCGAGTTCGGTACGATCATGGTGGAACGGTCGCTGAGCTGGATTTCGGTGGCGCGCACGTTGATGCGCCGCACGTCGCCTTCCACGCCGCCGATGCCGATCATATCCCCGACCTTCACCGGGCGCTCGGTCAGCAGGATCAGGCCGGAAATAAAGTTCTTCACGATCTCCTGTAAACCGAAACCGATGCCGACCGACAGAGCGCTGACGATCCACGCCAGGTTGCTCCACTGGATGCCCAGCGCCGCCAGGGTGATCAGAATCACCAGCACATAGCCGATATTGCTGAACAGCGTCACCAGCGAGGCGCGGATGCCGACGTCCGAAATGGTTTTCGGCAACAGCTCAGAGCCTAGCCAGCGCCGCACCGCGCGCAGAATGTAGATGCCGATCGCCAGGCAGATCACGGCGTTGAGCAGGTTGCCGGGCACGATGTTGAAACGCTGCAACCCTTCGCCGGTCAGGATGGAGACGATTTTCTCCATCAGCGAGCCCGGCGTGGTGCTGCCGAACGAACCGTTGAACAACGCGACAATCATCAACAGCAACAGCGAACATTTGGCCAGCGCGGTGGTGATGATCGACATCTGTTCCAGGTGGCGGTCCTTGAAGCTGAGCGTTTTCTTCAGCATCTTGCCGCTGACGGTCTGCGGCGAAAACAGCGCGGCGCACAGGTCAGTGGCGAACAGCACCATGAAGTAGAACGCCATCAGCACCAGCACCACCCAGATCAGCTGGTAGGTCAGGAAACGGGCGAAGGCGATGTAGCCGATGAGCAGGGAAAGCAGGATCACCACCGAACAGACCAGGGTGACGATGTGCACCAGCCCGCCGACCAGCGTGCGTTTTTCCAGGTGCGCGCCCTGCTGCTCCAGACGGCGACGAATGCGCTGGCCGCGCAGCGGCGCCGCCAGCAGCACCATGCCGATCAGCCCCGCCACCAGGCCATTGCCGAAGATGGTGGTGGCCAATGAGGCGCTAACGACGTTGTTGATCAGTTCCACGGTGCCGAACGCCAGCGCCAGACCGGCCAGCAGCGGCGAGAAGTAACGCAGCCCGGCGGCCACTTCATTGTCCAGCGAAGCCAGACGCCACGACGGACGATTCAGCGACAGCGCCGCACGCCCCAACCCGGCGATCAGCGCGCAGAAAATCCCCAGACGGTTAAAGCCTTCGGCGAAGTCTTCCAGCATCACCGGCAGCGGCTGCACGCGGATAAAGACGTAATACAGCAGGTTCAGCGCGATCGAGGTAGTGAATACCGTCACCGCCACGGTGGTGATCGCCATAAAGCTGCGACGCAGGCGCCCGTCCGGCAGGAAGCGAATGCTGACCCAGGCAAGGAAACGCTCGGACAAATAGCGCCCCCAGGACCAGACGATCACCGCCAGCGCCAGCAGCGCCAGCGTGCCGTAACGCCATTCATCCTGCCAACTGGCGTCCCAGGCCGCTTTCATCTCGGCATTGAACTGGTCCAGCCGCTGCACATCATCCGCTGACGGCTGCACCACCGGCGTCCAGAATTTGACGCCCAAAATGCTGCCGGTGTTCAGCGCCAGCTGGGTTTTGAACGCCACCCGGCGCAGATCGCTGATCTGCTGGCCCAGGTCGAAGGCGCTGGTCTTGATGGCCTGCGCGCGTTTTACCGCATCGTCCAACTGCTTCTTGCTGTTGTTCAGCGCATTGCGCTGCTGGGCGACGGCCGGGGTTTCCGGCAGCGCGCCCGCCGCCGGGGCCGGCCCCAGCACGTCCAGCTGCGCCTGCAGTTTTTCCTGCAGCGGCTGCAGATCGGTAGCGAGTTTGTCCATGCTGGCGACCAGATCGTCCGTCGCCAACCGCAGCTTGCTGAGCTGGGTGTCGGTCGTCGCTTTGGAAACCAGCTGCTTCATGCTGTCCAACTGCTTTTGCGCGGTTTTCAGCTGCGTAGCGGGATCGGGCGCGCTTTCAGCGGCGGGATCATCCTGAGTGGCGGCGACGGCGCCGAACGGCGTCAGCTGCAAACCCAACAGCAATAATAACAACAGGAGGAACGGGCGAGGCTTTAACATAAATTCAGTGCTCAGCATCATTATCTGATAGACAGACGAACAGGCGGCGGATGAACCGTCGCTTAACCATAAACGCTAATTATAATAGCTGCTTAATGTCGGCCGAAATACCGTAATTATTCCCATTGTGTGCCACGCGCCCGCGCTCGCCTTAGCTTGCTGATTATTCAGGCGCTTTTACTGGCGGCGCGGCGTAAAGCGCTCTATACTCCTGCCACCGATTAACCTGCAACCAATAAAAGGAGACTTACTATGCTGACGTGTGAATTGGTTTTTCACTCACACTTCTTTGGTAATCGTCGCCGCTCAAGCATTACCGGTATCGTGCTGCGATAACCCAGCTTGAGCGAAGCTTACTAAAATCCAGGATCTTCCCTCCGGCTTACCGGGTTGTCGTCAGCGATGTTTGACGATAGGCATTGCCATGCCTGTAACTCTTGAGTAAGCAATGAGCACATTACTGTCTGCACAATCTGTCGGTTACGACAACGCGTTCGGCGTCCTGCTGAGCGAGATATCCTTCAGCCTGAAAAAAGGCGACCGCATCGGTTTGATCGGCGATAACGGCTGCGGCAAAAGCACCCTGCTGCAAATCCTCAGCGGCGCCCTGCCTGCGCACACCGGAACAGTGACATTGTCACATCATTGTCTGATGGCGCGCATCGAACAGCACCTGCCGCCTGAACTGCACGCCTGCTCCCTGCTGGATGCCGTGCTGGCGCAGTTGCCTGCGGGCCAACACCTCAGCGAGCGCTGGCGCTGCGAAGCCTTACTGGTGGAGCTGGGATTTGAATCAGAGAGCTGGATATTGACCGCCGGCACCCTCAGCGGCGGCCAGCATACGCGGCTGTTGTTGGCGCGTGCGCTGATCCGCCAGCCCGACCTGCTGCTGCTCGACGAACCCAGCAACCACCTGGACCTGCCCACACTGCTGTGGCTGGAACAGTTCTTGCGAAGCTGGAACGGCAGTTTCGTGTTGGTGTCACACGACCGCTATCTGCTCGATCAGGTGACCAACTGCACCTGGATCCTGCGCGACAAAACGCTGCAGTTCTTCCGTTTGCCCTGCTCTGCGGCGCGCACCGCGCTGGCGGAACAGGACGCCGCGGACGAACAGCGGCGCCACGCCGAGCAAAAAGAGATCGACCGGGTGGAAAAAAGCGCTAAACGGCTGGCGGTCTGGGGCAAGGTCTACGACAACGAAGATCTGGCGCGCAAGGCCAAGCAAATGGAAAAGCGCGTCGATCGGTTGAAGGAAGAACAGACCACCCTGACCGCCGGCAGCCCGTGGCGGCTGCGGCTGCAGGGAGAAGCGCTGGACGCCGATCGCCTGCTGGCGCTGCCGCACTGGGCGGTGCGCCCGGCGCCGGATGCGCCGGTGCTGTTCAACCTCGAACATCTGCGCGTGAAAAGCGGCGATCGCATCGCCATCGTTGGGCGCAACGGCTGCGGCAAATCGTCGCTGCTGCGTCTGCTGTGGCGCGAGTATCAGCAACAAACGCAGCGCCCGGCGCTGTTCCATCCGCGGGTGCGCATCGGCTATTACGATCAGAGCCTGCAGCAGCTGCGCGATGAAGACACGTTGAGCGAAGCGCTGGCGCAGTTCGCGCCGCTGACCGAGGAACAGCGGAAAATGGCGCTGATCGGCGCCGGGTTCCCTTACCTGCGCCACCATCAGCAGATCCGTTCGCTGAGCGGCGGCGAGCGTTCGCGGCTGCTGTTTGTCGGCCTAACGCTGGCCAACCATTCGTTGCTGCTGCTGGACGAGCCCACCAACCACCTGGATATGGCCGGCAAAGAGGAGCTGGCGGAAACGTTGCGTCAGTTCCCCGGCGCCGTCATGCTGGTCACCCACGATCGGATGCTGATCGAACAGAGCTGCAACCGCTTTTTGCTGATCGACCAGCAAAAATTGGAGGAGTGGCACGATCTGGCGCCGGTGTATCAGCGCCTGGCGGGCGAAACGCCGGCTCTGCCGACGGCGGGCAAGGCCGATGCAGATACTCCGACGCCGGACGAGCGATTGGAAGGCGAAGAAGCGCTGTTGACCGCCCTGTTTGCCCTCGAAAGCAAACTGGAGGCCGATCTGGCGCGCAAGCCGAAGCACCAGAAACCGGAGCTTCAGGCGCGCTGGTGCCGCGAGATTGCCGACATCACCGCCCGGTTGAATCTGGGCTAACCTTGACAGGCCGCCATCCGGCGGCCTGTTTTTTGACGGAGTGCGACATGGCATTTTCCCTTGAGCAAGCCTCGCTCGCGCAGCGGCCGCTGCTAGCGGCCATGCTGTCCGATTGCCTTCACGAGCTGGGCGTCGATGGGGATTACCCCTATTTGCCGCTCTACTGGCGCGAGGCCGGCCGCTACCCCTATTTGATGTTGAGCGATCGGCAAACGGCCGGGTTCGCGTTGGTCAGGCGTCTCGATAGCGCCACCGTCGAAATGGCGGAGTTCTACATCAAGCCCGAATGGCGACGCAACGGGATGGGGCAACGGGCTGCCCGCGCCTTGTTCGCGCGGCATCCCGGCGGTTGGTCGCTGTCAGTCAGCCAGGATAATCCGCGCGGGCTGGCGTTTTGGCGCTCGGTAATACCGGCCGGGGCCAAGACCGAACCGCTTTCAGCCCACGACGCCCTGATACTGCTACGTTTTTATTATCCGCCGCGCTGAACGACACATTACGTTCATTCTTTTATGGCAGAGTAAATCGATTCGTTCTTTGTTATCGAGCCTGCCATGACGTTACTTTCCCCACGGGACATCGAGGCGCGCTACCGCTTCGCGCGTGAGATCGCCCGCGCCGCCGCCGATCTCGCTTTCAGCTTTTATCAACGGCGGCAAAGCCTGGCGGTTGAGTTTAAACAGGGGCTGCAGGATGTGGTCAGCGAAGCCGACCGCCGCGTCGAG of the Serratia marcescens subsp. marcescens ATCC 13880 genome contains:
- a CDS encoding ABC-F family ATP-binding cassette domain-containing protein; its protein translation is MSTLLSAQSVGYDNAFGVLLSEISFSLKKGDRIGLIGDNGCGKSTLLQILSGALPAHTGTVTLSHHCLMARIEQHLPPELHACSLLDAVLAQLPAGQHLSERWRCEALLVELGFESESWILTAGTLSGGQHTRLLLARALIRQPDLLLLDEPSNHLDLPTLLWLEQFLRSWNGSFVLVSHDRYLLDQVTNCTWILRDKTLQFFRLPCSAARTALAEQDAADEQRRHAEQKEIDRVEKSAKRLAVWGKVYDNEDLARKAKQMEKRVDRLKEEQTTLTAGSPWRLRLQGEALDADRLLALPHWAVRPAPDAPVLFNLEHLRVKSGDRIAIVGRNGCGKSSLLRLLWREYQQQTQRPALFHPRVRIGYYDQSLQQLRDEDTLSEALAQFAPLTEEQRKMALIGAGFPYLRHHQQIRSLSGGERSRLLFVGLTLANHSLLLLDEPTNHLDMAGKEELAETLRQFPGAVMLVTHDRMLIEQSCNRFLLIDQQKLEEWHDLAPVYQRLAGETPALPTAGKADADTPTPDERLEGEEALLTALFALESKLEADLARKPKHQKPELQARWCREIADITARLNLG
- a CDS encoding TonB-dependent siderophore receptor, coding for MFPVLAIAAATGAKTEESITVTATAQPIGSYSADTASTAGKTAAPIAEVPQSVSVVTSQVIDDFQVKSVNDAMKFVSGVTQGNTLGGTEDGFVKRGFGVNSDGSVFIDGVRSNQGLSMDATTDRVEVLKGSASLLYGILSPGGVINLISKKPQYDWNTRISGATNSVGGGSGSVDVTGPLGGGFAFRLIAERQHADYWRNFGSDEHTLIAPSLSWFGDQASFNIAYSEYKYDIPYDRGTAFIDGKPVDVPYNRRLDDYANHAWGKNKRLNAHYEYALDPIWTTRFNYAWLQRRYDSNEVRATAVDTTTGIVSRRADANRGFNHQTHYYSWDLTGSPQLFGMQHDLLLGVDYEKNQTYKAYSYRGKVSKTFNMYDPVYGETPVTDSTTYSDASSNLRATLFSRSLYAKDSIHLTDQWIAVLGARYQSYYQNNSNGFQKPKNTLNDKDDQFLPQAGLVYKLTPSLSLYGNYSRSFTPSTAIDDNGDVATPETGTTYEVGGKWQITPAFDATLALYRIDESNMSIFINGVTRSIPKARSTGVELELNGEVARNWDLTANYSYDKTEIVEDNLNPDNVGNRLVNAPTNMGGLYLSHRMTLPVVPGEVRIGGGARYVGRRAGDPENSFTMPAYTVADAFVAWDSKLLGKHTQLKLNVKNLFNREYYASSAGNLRVIEGEPRSLSLQATVDF
- a CDS encoding alpha/beta fold hydrolase: MQTDDDLTRFAAQGAPPLPPGSWQGFVEHDGAHIWYAVYGADPTVILLHGGLGHSGNWGYQLPALLAAGYGVLVIDSRGHGRSTRDARPYRYDRMADDLLAVMDALRIPHAALAGWSDGACVALIAAHRAPQRVDGVFFFGCNMDASGVKPPASNPIVERCFARHAQDYAALSPTPDDFEAFVAAVSLMMSSQPDYRAQDLAAIRVPVTVVHSEHDEFIRAEHAAYLSNSIPGARLVTLPGVSHFAPLQRPALFNRALLDFLAGVICRKAF
- a CDS encoding DUF3772 domain-containing protein, with product MLKPRPFLLLLLLLLGLQLTPFGAVAATQDDPAAESAPDPATQLKTAQKQLDSMKQLVSKATTDTQLSKLRLATDDLVASMDKLATDLQPLQEKLQAQLDVLGPAPAAGALPETPAVAQQRNALNNSKKQLDDAVKRAQAIKTSAFDLGQQISDLRRVAFKTQLALNTGSILGVKFWTPVVQPSADDVQRLDQFNAEMKAAWDASWQDEWRYGTLALLALAVIVWSWGRYLSERFLAWVSIRFLPDGRLRRSFMAITTVAVTVFTTSIALNLLYYVFIRVQPLPVMLEDFAEGFNRLGIFCALIAGLGRAALSLNRPSWRLASLDNEVAAGLRYFSPLLAGLALAFGTVELINNVVSASLATTIFGNGLVAGLIGMVLLAAPLRGQRIRRRLEQQGAHLEKRTLVGGLVHIVTLVCSVVILLSLLIGYIAFARFLTYQLIWVVLVLMAFYFMVLFATDLCAALFSPQTVSGKMLKKTLSFKDRHLEQMSIITTALAKCSLLLLMIVALFNGSFGSTTPGSLMEKIVSILTGEGLQRFNIVPGNLLNAVICLAIGIYILRAVRRWLGSELLPKTISDVGIRASLVTLFSNIGYVLVILITLAALGIQWSNLAWIVSALSVGIGFGLQEIVKNFISGLILLTERPVKVGDMIGIGGVEGDVRRINVRATEIQLSDRSTMIVPNSQLISQNVRNATMGNAQGVVTIALTFPTSIDPEQVRNILLSAYNEYETILDTPAPYVRFSQLGPDGIILSVTGYVPSPRMVGATKSELLFNILKLLRAQEVSLSSPQEVVFMKQQATRYQANEEEHSS
- a CDS encoding GNAT family N-acetyltransferase; translation: MAFSLEQASLAQRPLLAAMLSDCLHELGVDGDYPYLPLYWREAGRYPYLMLSDRQTAGFALVRRLDSATVEMAEFYIKPEWRRNGMGQRAARALFARHPGGWSLSVSQDNPRGLAFWRSVIPAGAKTEPLSAHDALILLRFYYPPR